One region of Oncorhynchus nerka isolate Pitt River linkage group LG22, Oner_Uvic_2.0, whole genome shotgun sequence genomic DNA includes:
- the LOC115104794 gene encoding FMR1-interacting protein NUFIP2-like isoform X1 produces the protein MEEQPKDRAQDRRYHHYGEERNHIQYKSSLKNDQIYFQYQETQTKKTGNGKINTSDVEGEKILSANIFFCIPRPTNSNGNRHLINTNVKQKSTRKVYTTLSKMDSKEGFDHKKNMDSDKDLDFTNDYEGKLLDKDSALLLNGVVNSAHITNGYSSKSPPDNDCSGSESGYTTPKKRKARRNSIKNTEHVTSEKERAMQQGNATQEPEASGLEPMEKAVNLRLVHKADPQTAVRQMGAPEVAMGELQRKNSDSKTAAVAFGKKFEDRPKAKLSTSTKEDSWTLFKPPPVFPVDNSRAKIVPKISYASKVKENLNKAAQAGGEMHPPQVPDRLSQVPMSAMKTITSASITNGPVSGDGNCYPSVGTFFTPAASSIPPAPSLPCRENVASFLDNDCSSSTNLTADLRKCTLFVYPLNPLNMQPVLPSARQVDTPAAQTNQKALGDIFQNQWGLSFINEPNVGPEGGSGPVAAVEGKATVVTFQGEPCPAVAAEAGLDASLSIPEPFLLTLAQDSEKRTSAPACPTATIKGEDGAKAQLSGLDETKVEAKGLGAVVASGKDISDEPAQAPLTNLVLGPSKEQTHSKSLDRGSCGLFDLKAAVTYHTKEMEYVFNLQKQDPKRVVFYDKTKNGPDQ, from the exons ATGGAGGAACAGCCCAAAGATCGGGCACAAGATAGACGATATCACCACTATGGAGAAGAAAGAAATCATATTCAATACAAATCATCTCTAAAAAATGATCAGATCTACTTCCAGTACCAGGAAACGCAGACGAAGAAAACAG GCAATGGGAAAATAAACACTAGTGACGTGGAGGGGGAGAAGATACTGTCtgcaaatatttttttttgtatCCCTCGTCCCACCAACAGCAATGGTAACAGACATTTGATAAACACTAATGTAAAACAGAAGTCAACACGAAAGGTTTATACCACTCTTTCAAAAATGGACAGCAAAGAAGGTTTTGATCACAAGAAGAATATGGACAGCGACAAGGACTTGGATTTCACTAATGACTATGAGGGAAAGCTGTTGGACAAGGATTCTGCATTGCTTCTGAATGGGGTGGTAAACTCTGCTCATATTACCAATGGTTACTCCAGCAAGTCACCCCCTGACAACGATTGCAGTGGCTCAGAAAGTGGATATACTACTCCTAAGAAACGCAAGGCCAGACGCAACAGCATCAAGAACACAGAGCATGTGACAAGCGAAAAGGAGAGAGCCATGCAGCAGGGTAATGCTACACAGGAGCCAGAAGCTTCTGGACTTGAACCAATGGAGAAAGCGGTGAACTTGAGACTTGTCCATAAAGCAGATCCCCAGACAGCAGTCAGGCAGATGGGGGCCCCAGAAGTGGCTATGGGTGAGTTGCAGAGGAAAAACTCAGACAGTAAAACTGCTGCAGTTGCCTTTGGTAAAAAGTTTGAGGATAGGCCCAAAGCCAAGCTCTCAACCTCTACAAAAGAGGACTCTTGGACTTTATTTAAGCCCCCTCCCGTATTTCCTGTGGACAACAGTAGAGCTAAAATAGTGCCCAAGATCAGTTATGCAAGTAAAGTTAAGGAGAACCTCAACAAAGCAGCCCAAGCTGGAGGAGAGATGCATCCTCCTCAGGTGCCTGATAGATTATCACAGGTCCCCATGTCTGCTATGAAAACCATCACCTCAGCTAGCATTACTAATGGTCCTGTTTCTGGAGATGGAAATTGTTATCCCTCTGTTGGTACCTTCTTCACTCCTGCTGCTAGTAGTATTCCAccagccccctctctcccatGCAGGGAGAACGTAGCATCCTTTTTGGACAATGACTGTAGTTCTTCAACCAACCTTACAGCAGATCTGAGAAAGTGTACTCTTTTCGTTTACCCCCTAAACCCTTTAAATATGCAACCTGTGCTCCCGAGTGCTCGCCAAGTGGACACCCCGGCTGCTCAGACAAATCAGAAAGCCTTGGGGGACATCTTTCAGAATCAGTGGGGGCTGTCCTTCATCAATGAGCCAAATGTGGGGCCAGAAGGTGGAAGCGGGCCGGTAGCTGCTGTGGAGGGAAAGGCTACGGTGGTCACATTTCAAGGGGAGCCATGCCCTGCTGTTGCAGCTGAGGCAGGCCTTGACGCTAGCCTATCAATCCCAGAGCCTTTCCTTCTCACTTTGGCTCAAGACTCAGAGAAAAGGACTAGTGCCCCAGCTTGCCCCACTGCTACAATAAAGGGTGAGGATGGGGCAAAGGCTCAGCTGTCTGGACTGGATGAGACAAAGGTTGAGGCGAAGGGTCTAGGTGCAGTTGTGGCCTCTGGTAAAGACATTAGTGATGAGCCTGCACAGGCCCCCCTGACCAACCTGGTGTTGGGTCCATCTAAAGAGCAGACCCACTCTAAGAGCCTGGACAGAGGTAGCTGTGGGTTGTTTGATCTGAAAGCTGCTGTTACTTATCACACTAAAG AAATGGAATATGTTTTCAATTTGCAAAAACAAG ATCCAAAAAGAGTAGTCTTCTATGACAAGACCAAGAATGGACCTGATCAGTGA
- the LOC115104794 gene encoding FMR1-interacting protein NUFIP2-like isoform X2, with protein sequence MDSKEGFDHKKNMDSDKDLDFTNDYEGKLLDKDSALLLNGVVNSAHITNGYSSKSPPDNDCSGSESGYTTPKKRKARRNSIKNTEHVTSEKERAMQQGNATQEPEASGLEPMEKAVNLRLVHKADPQTAVRQMGAPEVAMGELQRKNSDSKTAAVAFGKKFEDRPKAKLSTSTKEDSWTLFKPPPVFPVDNSRAKIVPKISYASKVKENLNKAAQAGGEMHPPQVPDRLSQVPMSAMKTITSASITNGPVSGDGNCYPSVGTFFTPAASSIPPAPSLPCRENVASFLDNDCSSSTNLTADLRKCTLFVYPLNPLNMQPVLPSARQVDTPAAQTNQKALGDIFQNQWGLSFINEPNVGPEGGSGPVAAVEGKATVVTFQGEPCPAVAAEAGLDASLSIPEPFLLTLAQDSEKRTSAPACPTATIKGEDGAKAQLSGLDETKVEAKGLGAVVASGKDISDEPAQAPLTNLVLGPSKEQTHSKSLDRGSCGLFDLKAAVTYHTKEMEYVFNLQKQDPKRVVFYDKTKNGPDQ encoded by the exons ATGGACAGCAAAGAAGGTTTTGATCACAAGAAGAATATGGACAGCGACAAGGACTTGGATTTCACTAATGACTATGAGGGAAAGCTGTTGGACAAGGATTCTGCATTGCTTCTGAATGGGGTGGTAAACTCTGCTCATATTACCAATGGTTACTCCAGCAAGTCACCCCCTGACAACGATTGCAGTGGCTCAGAAAGTGGATATACTACTCCTAAGAAACGCAAGGCCAGACGCAACAGCATCAAGAACACAGAGCATGTGACAAGCGAAAAGGAGAGAGCCATGCAGCAGGGTAATGCTACACAGGAGCCAGAAGCTTCTGGACTTGAACCAATGGAGAAAGCGGTGAACTTGAGACTTGTCCATAAAGCAGATCCCCAGACAGCAGTCAGGCAGATGGGGGCCCCAGAAGTGGCTATGGGTGAGTTGCAGAGGAAAAACTCAGACAGTAAAACTGCTGCAGTTGCCTTTGGTAAAAAGTTTGAGGATAGGCCCAAAGCCAAGCTCTCAACCTCTACAAAAGAGGACTCTTGGACTTTATTTAAGCCCCCTCCCGTATTTCCTGTGGACAACAGTAGAGCTAAAATAGTGCCCAAGATCAGTTATGCAAGTAAAGTTAAGGAGAACCTCAACAAAGCAGCCCAAGCTGGAGGAGAGATGCATCCTCCTCAGGTGCCTGATAGATTATCACAGGTCCCCATGTCTGCTATGAAAACCATCACCTCAGCTAGCATTACTAATGGTCCTGTTTCTGGAGATGGAAATTGTTATCCCTCTGTTGGTACCTTCTTCACTCCTGCTGCTAGTAGTATTCCAccagccccctctctcccatGCAGGGAGAACGTAGCATCCTTTTTGGACAATGACTGTAGTTCTTCAACCAACCTTACAGCAGATCTGAGAAAGTGTACTCTTTTCGTTTACCCCCTAAACCCTTTAAATATGCAACCTGTGCTCCCGAGTGCTCGCCAAGTGGACACCCCGGCTGCTCAGACAAATCAGAAAGCCTTGGGGGACATCTTTCAGAATCAGTGGGGGCTGTCCTTCATCAATGAGCCAAATGTGGGGCCAGAAGGTGGAAGCGGGCCGGTAGCTGCTGTGGAGGGAAAGGCTACGGTGGTCACATTTCAAGGGGAGCCATGCCCTGCTGTTGCAGCTGAGGCAGGCCTTGACGCTAGCCTATCAATCCCAGAGCCTTTCCTTCTCACTTTGGCTCAAGACTCAGAGAAAAGGACTAGTGCCCCAGCTTGCCCCACTGCTACAATAAAGGGTGAGGATGGGGCAAAGGCTCAGCTGTCTGGACTGGATGAGACAAAGGTTGAGGCGAAGGGTCTAGGTGCAGTTGTGGCCTCTGGTAAAGACATTAGTGATGAGCCTGCACAGGCCCCCCTGACCAACCTGGTGTTGGGTCCATCTAAAGAGCAGACCCACTCTAAGAGCCTGGACAGAGGTAGCTGTGGGTTGTTTGATCTGAAAGCTGCTGTTACTTATCACACTAAAG AAATGGAATATGTTTTCAATTTGCAAAAACAAG ATCCAAAAAGAGTAGTCTTCTATGACAAGACCAAGAATGGACCTGATCAGTGA